CGACCGGGAAATCGAAGATGGCGGTGGGGATGTACACCGTCGCACAGGCATTCGGGATGTCCACCACTCCGGACAGCCTGCCCTCGATCGGCGCCGCGCCCAGCAGCAGATACGCCTGCTCCGGGCTGTAGCCGAACTTGGTCAGATAGTCGATGGCGTGTAGGCAGGCCCGCTGGTAGGACAGGTGCGAGTCGAGGTAGTGCTGCTCACCGTCCAGGGTGACCGACGTTCCGGAGAAGGCCAGCCACTCGGAGTACTGCGGGTCGGTGTTACCGGGCATGAAAATTGCGTTCTCGCTCACACCGTAGGTCTCCATCCCGCCGGGGATCACGTCCACTCGCAGGTCGATGAAGCCGCCCATCTCGATGGCGCCGCAGAAGGTGATCTCACCATCGCCCTGCGAGAAGTGCAGGTCGCCCACCGAGAGGTTGGCACCGTCGACGAACACCGGGTAGAACACCCGGCTGCCCTTGGTCAGGTTCTTGATGTCCTGGTTGCCGCCGTTCTCCCGCGGCGGTGCGGTACGGGCGGCCTCGGCGGCGGCCGTGGTGAACGCGTCGCCGGTCAACCCGCCGAGGATCGCGTCGCGCGGCTCGGGCGGCAGGGCCAGCGGCGGCACCCGGTCGGGGTCGGTGGCGATCAGCGCGGCCTCCCGGGTGTTCCAGGTGCCGAGCAGCTTGGCCGACGGCGCGGTGCCCATCAGCCCGGGGTGGACGATGCCGGTGAACTCGACGTGCGGCACATGGCGTGAGGTGGCCTTCTGCCCGGAGAAGTCCCAGATCGCCTTGTAGGCGTCGGGGAACTGATCCGTGAGGAATCCGCCGCCGTTGAGTTTGGGGAAGATACCGGTGTAGCCCCAGCCCTGGCCGGCCAGCGGCCCGGAATCCTCCTGCGGGATCGGGCCGACGTCGAGGATGTCGACGATCAGCAGGTCACCGGGCTTGGCGCCCTCGACGGCGATCGGTCCCGAGAGTACGTGCACCGTGGTCAGCGGTGCGTTGAGGATGTCGTCGGCCGAATCGTCGTTGACGATCGCCCCGTCGAACCACTCGCGGCAATGCACCCGGAACGAGTC
The genomic region above belongs to Mycolicibacterium sp. HK-90 and contains:
- the fmdA gene encoding formamidase, translated to MPEVVFPLDSTKKFTEQEKLGHNRWHPDIPAAVTVKQGDSFRVHCREWFDGAIVNDDSADDILNAPLTTVHVLSGPIAVEGAKPGDLLIVDILDVGPIPQEDSGPLAGQGWGYTGIFPKLNGGGFLTDQFPDAYKAIWDFSGQKATSRHVPHVEFTGIVHPGLMGTAPSAKLLGTWNTREAALIATDPDRVPPLALPPEPRDAILGGLTGDAFTTAAAEAARTAPPRENGGNQDIKNLTKGSRVFYPVFVDGANLSVGDLHFSQGDGEITFCGAIEMGGFIDLRVDVIPGGMETYGVSENAIFMPGNTDPQYSEWLAFSGTSVTLDGEQHYLDSHLSYQRACLHAIDYLTKFGYSPEQAYLLLGAAPIEGRLSGVVDIPNACATVYIPTAIFDFPVAPTASGPVQIDPGIGAPHSSFD